From Glycine max cultivar Williams 82 chromosome 11, Glycine_max_v4.0, whole genome shotgun sequence, the proteins below share one genomic window:
- the LOC106797858 gene encoding uncharacterized protein produces MERWEDAFAKLSASMTSKFDELLSRMNQLETSHANTHAPSSFAAASAASTSNAAYRLKLEVPRFDGTDPEGWIFKVTQFFEYHATSKPDRLTITSFYMEGPALAWFQWMYRSGQLSSWSAFLHAIHARFSSSAYEDPTGVLCKLTQRTTVSAYLSEFETLANRVIGLPVPFVLSCFISGLNPAIWREVQVMQPHSLAQAVSFARLHEEKFLDSRRQGSKPSSSISSGTSATRPPSSLNAPLQDSSLLPSASRPRASTIPFKRLTPSELALRREQGLCFNCEEKYSRGHKCASSLFLFVTEEDDDNRDMDPGPSQLTPSSQESSPTQISLHALSGHGAPKTLRLTGLIHDHRGLDVVLGVQWLKALGPVLTDYTTLTMKFIYNGQLIELVGDRDSSLQMISPSQLQRWVDTVKKHDGTWRFCVDYRALNAITIRDRFPIPTVDELLDELGGAVWFSKLDLMQGYHQILMKEFDISKMAFRTHHGHYKFRVMPFGLCNAPSTFQATMNRLFQPHLRRYIIVFFDDILIYSRILDEHLNHLEIVFQVLNNGQFTLKLTKCSFAQR; encoded by the exons ATGGAGCGTTGGGAAGATGCGTTTGCAAAGCTTTCTGCATCCATGACTTCGAAGTTCGATGAACTTCTCAGTCGCATGAATCAGTTAGAAACCTCCCACGCCAACACTCATGCTCCGTCATCGTTTGCGGCTGCCTCCGCAGCGTCCACCTCCAACGCAGCTTATAGATTGAAGCTTGAGGTTCCGAGATTTGATGGAACGGATCCTGAAGGATGGATATTCAAGGTGACACAGTTCTTTGAGTATCACGCGACGTCGAAACCCGATAGGTTGACGATAACGTCCTTCTATATGGAGGGCCCAGCCTTGGCATGGTTCCAATGGATGTATCGAAGTGGCCAACTCTCTTCATGGTCAGCCTTTCTTCACGCCATCCATGCTAGGTTTTCGTCCTCAGCATATGAAGATCCCACGGGAGTTTTGTGCAAACTCACGCAGCGAACCACCGTATCAGCGTACCTCTCGGAGTTTGAAACTCTTGCTAACAGGGTTATCGGACTTCCAGTGCCATTTGTCTTGAGTTGCTTTATATCAGGACTTAATCCTGCAATCTGGAGGGAGGTTCAAGTGATGCAACCACACTCACTAGCTCAGGCAGTTTCATTTGCGCGCCTTCATGAAGAGAAGTTCCTCGATAGTCGCCGTCAGGGAAGTAAACCTTCCTCTTCCATATCTTCGGGGACGAGTGCCACGCGTCCTCCATCTTCCTTGAACGCACCTCTACAAGATTCGTCACTACTGCCTTCTGCGAGCAGACCACGTGCTTCCACCATCCCCTTCAAGAGACTAACACCGTCGGAGCTCGCTCTTCGCCGGGAACAAGGCTTATGTTTTAATTGCGAAGAAAAATATTCGAGGGGACATAAATGTGCATCCTCTCTATTTTTGTTTGTCacagaggaagatgatgatAACCGCGATATGGACCCTGGACCATCCCAGTTAACCCCTTCATCGCAGGAATCGTCTCCGACACAGATTAGCTTACATGCCTTGTCTGGTCACGGAGCACCGAAGACTTTACGCCTCACCGGATTAATTCATGATCATCGC GGGCTTGATGTTGTACTAGGAGTCCAATGGCTCAAAGCCTTAGGACCAGTTCTCACTGATTACACGACGCTTACGATGAAATTCATCTACAATGGCCAGTTGATTGAGCTCGTGGGGGATCGTGACTCATCCCTTCAGATGATCTCACCTTCTCAGTTACAGAGATGGGTGGATACAG TTAAGAAGCACGATGGAACTTGGCGTTTCTGCGTGGATTATAGGGCGCTTAACGCGATCACAATTCGAGATCGTTTCCCCATTCCGACGGTGGATGAGCTTCTCGACGAGCTCGGAGGTGCTGTTTGGTTTTCGAAGCTCGATCTGATGCAAGGATACCATCAGATCCTGATGAAAGAGTTCGATATCAGCAAGATGGCGTTCCGCACCCATCATGGGCATTACAAATTTCGCGTAATGCCCTTCGGTCTTTGTAATGCTCCATCGACGTTTCAAGCAACGATGAACAGGTTGTTTCAGCCTCACTTACGGAGGTATATCATCGTCTTCTTTGATGATATACTGATCTACAGTCGCATTTTGGATGAGCATCTTAATCACTTGGAAATCGTGTTTCAGGTATTGAACAATGGCCAATTTACTCTTAAGCTCACCAAGTGTTCATTTGCGCAGAGATAA